A part of Miscanthus floridulus cultivar M001 chromosome 6, ASM1932011v1, whole genome shotgun sequence genomic DNA contains:
- the LOC136458676 gene encoding peroxidase 19-like, translating into MDSSRGIRFLVHRRVLLLLVASSLVGTSRGREAQPLPVAAAAATVLGSRRAPERHGLALDFYAKTCPAVDQIVANVTAARYRDFPAAGPAVLRLFHHDCFVEGCDASILIAPTSSDAAGAAVLPPPRVERDMEENRNLPQEAFDTVELAKAAVESRCPGIVSCADVLALAARDYVQLAGGPYYAVKKGRKDSKVSLAGKVRGSLPRANSTVDELLRVFAGKGLGAADLVALSGAHTVGFAHCVHVLGRIYDFRGTRRPDPLMDARLVKALRMSCPSSGGSARVVVPFDVSTPFQFDHAYYGNLQARLGLLGSDQALFLDARTRPLVQDLAANKTRFFQAFVASMDRMGSIRIKKGRKGEVRKICSQHLFSA; encoded by the exons ATGGATTCCTCTAGAGGCATCCGCTTCCTCGTCCACCgccgcgtgctgctgctgctcgtcgcGTCGTCCCTCGTCGGCACGTCGCGTGGCAGGGAGGCCCAGCCGTTGCctgtggcagcggcggcggccacggtCCTCGGCAGCAGGCGGGCGCCGGAGCGGCATGGGCTAGCGCTGGACTTCTACGCCAAGACGTGCCCCGCGGTCGACCAGATCGTCGCCAACGTCACCGCCGCCCGGTACAGGGACTTCCCCGCCGCCGGACCCGCCGTGCTCCGCCTCTTCCACCACGACTGCTTCGTCGAA GGCTGTGACGCGTCCATTTTGATCGCGCCGACGTCGTCCGATGCGGCAGGCGCGGCCGTGCTCCCGCCACCCAGGGTGGAGCGCGACATGGAGGAGAACAGGAACCTGCCGCAGGAGGCGTTCGACACGGTGGAGCTTGCCAAGGCCGCCGTGGAGAGCAGATGCCCCGGTATCGTCTCCTGCGCCGACGTCCTCGCCCTCGCCGCCCGAGACTACGTCCAGCTG GCAGGTGGGCCGTATTACGCGGTGAAGAAGGGCCGTAAGGACAGCAAGGTGTCCCTGGCGGGGAAGGTCCGCGGCAGCCTCCCGCGGGCGAACTCGACGGTGGACGAGCTCCTCCGCGTGTTCGCGGGCAAGGGCCTTGGCGCGGCGGACCTGGTGGCGCTGTCCGGGGCGCACACCGTCGGGTTCGCGCACTGCGTCCACGTGCTCGGCCGCATCTACGACTTCCGGGGCACGCGGCGGCCGGACCCGCTGATGGACGCCCGCCTTGTGAAGGCGCTCCGGATGTCGTGCCCGTCGTCGGGCGGCAGCGCCCGCGTCGTGGTGCCCTTCGACGTGAGCACGCCGTTCCAGTTCGACCACGCCTACTACGGCAACCTGCAGGCCAGGCTGGGCCTGCTGGGCTCCGACCAGGCGCTGTTCCTGGACGCGCGGACCAGGCCGCTCGTGCAGGACCTCGCCGCCAATAAGACCCGCTTCTTCCAGGCGTTCGTGGCCAGCATGGACCGGATGGGCTCCATCCGGATCAAGAAGGGAAGGAAAGGGGAGGTCAGGAAAATCTGTAGCCAGCACCTGTTTTCAGCCTGA